The sequence TTCGGCGGCGATGATGCTGTATTCCGTGCCGTCCACCGTCACTAGGCGGTTCGGCTTGATTTCGCCCATACCGTGGCTGGAAAACCAGACGCTTAACTCGTAGGCCGAGAACAGGCCGGAAAACGCCATGTCGGGGTCGATCTTCACCAGTCCCTTGGTGGCATCCACCGCCGTCTTGCCGTCGTAGACAACGGAAACGGAAGCCCCGCCGCGCATACGCGCCACGCGATTCCCGCAATCCCGCATAATTTCTCTGGTCAGTCCAGGCATGATGCTCCAAGTTCAAAAAGCGGGGTGACCGGGGCCAAGGGAGGAATAAACTCCCCGGCCACCCCATGAATTACGCTACAACCGCCTCAGTCGAAGTGATGGCATCCGTTACAATGATCGGGATTCCGTCTACTTCGGTCGGGCGCGGTGCCGGTGCGCCGGTGGCGTTGGTGGCCGTGCGGCTTTCGCGCAGCATGCGCAGGCCTGCACGGTTCATGATGATGTGCGTCGGCTGGCGATCCGTCGGGAACATTGCAATTGCATTGTAGATCAGATCGTCGGTCAGGGTGTCGCCGGTAGCATCTTCAATATTACAGATGCGCAGTGCGCTAAAGACAGAACCGAGCTGAACGCCGAGCCATCCCATGATCGACATTGCCAACACACTAAGCAGCTTGGTGTCGTCGGTATCGTCGGTGTTAATTACCGTTTCGAACACATCAGAAATATCGAGGTTGCCATCCTGACCAGCAACAACCGCAATATCATCGTCAGTCGAGCGCACAATGTAGCAAGAGGTTTGCACACTGGCGGTGGAACCCGTTGCCTTCAGAACCATATTGGAATCGATGCCATCCTTCAGAGCGGCAAAACCATCG is a genomic window of Pontiella desulfatans containing:
- a CDS encoding major capsid protein, producing the protein MAEITNTLAGLIQMNDMNLDDIEVSDLLESAPVLAALFAKEASNGTLHKYLKETVAPGAAFRDVNTGRANAAGQETLVTATLKVLDASFERDKAIALGYSKGKLAYMAREAVKSIRAAFAMVEKQIINGTGNDSDGFAALKDGIDSNMVLKATGSTASVQTSCYIVRSTDDDIAVVAGQDGNLDISDVFETVINTDDTDDTKLLSVLAMSIMGWLGVQLGSVFSALRICNIEDATGDTLTDDLIYNAIAMFPTDRQPTHIIMNRAGLRMLRESRTATNATGAPAPRPTEVDGIPIIVTDAITSTEAVVA